The genomic segment ACCGATGAAAATCTTCCCGGCTGTCCACTATTCAATGGGCGGACTATGGGTTGACTATAATCAGCAAACAAGTATTCCAGGTCTATTCGCGGCGGGTGAATGTGATTATTCACAGCACGGTGCAAACCGTCTTGGCGCAAACTCACTCCTTTCAGCAATTTACGGCGGTATGGTCGCAGGACCGAACGCTATTCATTACATGAAAGGTTTGAAACGTTCTGTAGTGGACCTTCCTTCTACAATCTTCGACGCAGCAGTGAAAGAAGAGCAGCAGAAGTGGGATGATACGCTTAAAATGAACGGTACTGAAAACGCTTATGTTCTTCATAAAGAACTTGGCGAATGGATGACTGATAACGTAACAGTAGTTCGTTACAATGACAGACTACAAGCGACAGACGATAAAATCGTTGAGCTTCTTGAGCGTTATGAAAACATCAACATTACGGATACACAACTATGGTCTAACCAAGGTGCAACATTTACGCGTCAACTGAAAAACATGCTATACTTGGCTCGTGTTATTACTCTTGGTGCACTTAACCGTAATGAAAGCCGTGGAGCCCATTACAAACCGGACTTCCCGAATCGTGATGATGAGAACTTCTTGAAAACGACAATGGCGAAATTCGATGGACATTCTGCACCAATCTTCCATTATGAAGAAGTAGATGTTTCCTTGATTCCACCACGTACACGCGATTACTCCGCGAAGAAAGGAGATTGACCTAAATGAGCGAGAACAATACGGCAGTACAAGAACGTGAACAGCAGACGTCACAGAAAACGGTTCTTTTTGAAATTCGACGTCAGGATACTGCTGAATCACAACCTTATTGGGAAAGTTTTGAATTAGAATATAGACCGAATATGAACGTCATTTCTGCTTTAATGGAAATTCGTCGTAACCCGGTCAACGCAGAAGGTAAGCAAACAACACCAGTTAACTGGGAAATGAGCTGTTTGGAAGAGGTTTGTGGGGCATGTTCAATGGTTATCAACGGACGTCCACGCCAATCTTGTACGGCACTTGTAGATCAGTTTACACAACCGATTAAACTTGAACCAATGAAGACATTCCCAGTCGTTCGCGACTTGATTGTTGACAGAGAATTCATGTTTGATTCGTTGAAAAAAATTAAGGCATGGGTTCCGATTGACGGCACATATGACCTTGGTGAAGGACCTCGTATGCCTGAGCGTAAACGCCAATGGGCATATGAACTTTCAAAATGTATGACGTGTGGTGTATGTCTTGAGGCATGCCCGAACGTTAACGACAATACGAACTTCATGGGACCTGCATTGCTATCACAAGTACGGCTGTTCAACTCGCATCCAACTGGTGCAATGAACAAAGACGAACGTCTGGCTACGATTATGACAGACGGTGGAATTGGTGAATGTGGTAACTCACAAAACTGTGTAGTTGCATGTCCAAAAGGAATTCCTTTGACTACTTCGATTGCAGCAATGAACCGTGCAACGAACGTACAAATGTTCAAAAACTTCTTCGGAAGTGACCATATGGTGGACTGATTTCAGTCCCTAGCCTCGCTACGGCATTATGCCTTGGCGGGGCTTTTTTCTATTTTTGTTTAGCACCTTCATTTATTAGGGAGTATTTGATAGAATAGATGAATGGGTATTCATTTTAGAAGAGGAGATGTTTGGTGAGTGAAAGCAGTGTACATAAAAGAGTTGTCGACATGGGAATCGGAATTCAAGTTTTCTGTACCTATATCCGTTCGTTTTTCTGAGACGGACATGTATGGTCATTTGAACAACACGGTCCCATTTATTTATTTTGAGCATGCGAGGATTGAGTTCTTAAAAGAGATTAGGCTTATGAATAATTGGCTTGATCCAAAGGGTGAAAATTTTCCGGTCGTTGCTGATTTGCAATGTGATTTTTTGAAGCAAGTCTTTTTTGATGAAAAGTTGGAAATATTCGTTAAAGCTGCCGCAGTTGGTAACAGTTCTGTTGATATTCACTATATGGCGAAGAACAGTAAAGATGATATCGTCTTCACAGGACGAGGTACGATGGTTCAGATTGGCAGACAGACGGGCAAAGGTGTTGCGTGGTCTGAAGAGGAGAAAATACTTTTTGTTAACTAAATCACCATGTAGCCGGCACAGCTCGCCGCCTCTTCACATATTTTAAAGTGAAAGTGGATAGGAGGGCGCGTCTTGATAGAGGACTCTAAAAACCGTTCTTTGCTTACGGCAAGAGAGCGAGAAATTTTTAATCTGCTCGTTGAAGATCAAACGACAAAAGATATTGCGGGGCGGCTCGGAATCAGCGAAAAGACTGTTCGCAACCATATTTCGAACACAATTCAAAAGCTAGGTGTTTCCGGCAGAGCACAAGCGGTAATCGAATTGTTACGGTTGGGAGAGTTACAATTGCGTTGAAGCAGGTGTTAATGATGAAGGGTGATCATAGCCGAGTGTAGGTGATTGATGCCTTGTAACAGTAGCTGTTTGATCTGCATTATGCAGCTCTCAAACAGCTTTTTTTTAACGTTTTTTACCATCAATTTATTAGGTATTGCCATAAGCGCAAAAAAGGGGGACAATAGGTAGACAGTATTTGTTTTCAGGGAGCTGGTTCAGTTGATGGAAAATAACCCACCAAAAATTCAATATACAGATGAAGTTGCACATATGGAGAAAGAATTACGGTATGTTGCAGCAATCATCAAACAACAAGGCCGTAGAATTCTTAGTAATTATACAATCACTCCACCTCAATTCGTTGCTTTACAGTGGCTATTTGAACATGGAGATATGACGATTGGGGATTTGTCGAACAAGATGTTCCTTGCATTCAGTACTACGACTGATTTGGTCGATCGGATGGAAAAGAACTCGCTTGTGAAGCGTGTCCGCAATGATCAAGATCGCCGTGTTGTCCGAATTCATCTTCTTAGCGAAGGTGAACGGGTAATCGAAGAAGTAATTGATAAACGCCGTCATTATTTGAATTCGGTGTTAGTAGACTTCGATGAACAACAAGTGAAGGACTTCTCAGATTTGCTGAGTAAACTACATCAAGAGATGAAAAAGGATTGAGGGATTTTAGTGGAAGCACCAATTGGAGTAATTGATTCGGGCGTCGGCGGGCTAACCGTGGTTAAAGAGATGCTCAATCGACTACCACATGAACCCATTGTCTATATAGGGGATGATGCTCGTTGTCCATATGGGCCCCGGCCGATTGACGAAGTCCGGGAGTTTACAATGGAGATGGCATCAGCACTTTCCGAAATGGGTATAAAAATGCTTGTCATTGCTTGCAATACGGCTACGGCTGTTGCACTCGATGATATCCGAGCACGATTTTCATTTCCTGTCATCGGCGTTATCGTGCCAGGTGCACGGGCTGCAGTTAATGCGTCCGTGGCGGGAAAAATTGCTGTGCTTGGGACTGCTGGAACGATTAAAAGTGGCGCTTATAATGATGCAATCCATGTTCTTTCACCGAATGCGATGGTTTACTCACTTGCGTGTCCTGAATTTGTTCCAATTGTCGAAAGTGGTCAGTATAAGTCAGATAATGCAGGTATCATTGTTGACCGTACACTCCGTGAACTTGAGGGGAAAGATTTTGATGCGGCGATATTGGGGTGTACACATTATCCATTATTGCAGCAACATATTACAACCTCCCTTCCGAATAATGTGAAAATTATTTCATCCGCGGTAGAAACAGTGTGTGATGTTGAACGTATTCTACTTTCTAAAGGCATTGAGCGCATTGCTGACAGCGTAGTGGCACCTGTTTTTTATACAACAGGGGAGTCAGAAACTTTTCAAGGCATTGTTGAAGACTGGTTGTCGATTGAAAAGCCTAATGTAAGCTATATTGAATTGTAAGAAACCCGGAATGTCCAGATTTGGACATCCGGGTTTTTGCGTATATGAAATGAGTTATGATAAGATGAATGCGCAATCTGAATGATGGAGGGTACACGATATGAGACATGATGGAAGAATGGCCGACATGATTAGGCCGGTAACAATTGAAACAGATTATTTAATTCACCCCGAAGGCTCAGTTCTTATTACGGTCGGAAATACGAAGGTGATTTGTACAGCTTCTATAGAAGAACGGGTTCCACATTTTTTACGTAATAGCGGAAAAGGCTGGATAACAGCGGAATATTCTATGTTGCCACGCGCTACTGGACAAAGAACGCAACGTGAAGCTTCAAAAGGTAAGGTTAGCGGACGTACGATGGAAATACAGCGCTTGATAGGCCGTGCACTGCGCGCTGTCATCGATTTGGAGACGCTTGGTGAACGAACTATCTGGGTGGACTGTGACGTTATCCAGGCAGATGGTGGTACGCGTACAGCGTCGATTACGGGTGCGTTCGTCGCAACAGCAATGGCAATCTCGAAACTACACATCGAAAAAGGATTAGCTAAATTCCCGATAACTGATTTCCTTGCTGCAACGAGTGTAGGGAAGACGGTTGAGGGTGAACTCATTCTGGATCTGGATTACATCGAGGATTCGTCGGCTGCTGTCGATATGAATGTTGTTATGACTGGTGCCGGCGCTTTCGTCGAACTTCAGGGGACAGGCGAAGAATCGACATTTACGCGCGTAGAGATGAACGGTCTTGTGGAGCTTGCAGAAGTAGGAATTAACCAACTAGTTGAAGTGCAAAAAGAAGCACTTGGACTTGTTGCGCAGTTGATCAAACCGAAAGAACAAGGTGAATCATGAAGGAAGTATTGATAGCCACGAATAATGTGGGCAAGGCAAAAGACTTTGAAGCGTTGTTTAAGCCACTGGGAGTAAAAGTTCTTACGTTAAATGATATCGAAGGAGATATCGATGTAGAAGAAACGGGCGACACATTTGAGGCGAATGCGATTCTGAAAGCAGAGACGGTCGCACGCTTGCTTGGCAAAATCGTTATTGCAGATGATAGTGGACTTGAAATCGATGCGCTTGGCGGCGCGCCAGGCGTCTACTCCGCGCGTTATGCGGGTCTCGAGAAGAATGATGATGCAAATATCGACAAAGTACTACAGGAGCTAGAAACGACGCCTGTGGATGGTCGTACCGCTCGATTCCGCTGCGTGCTAGCAGTGGCTGGTCCTGGTTTGGTTACAGAAACGTTTTCGGGTAGCTGTGAAGGTCTGATTCACCATGAACGTCAAGGAAAGAACGGCTTCGGCTATGATCCAGTCTTCTTCGTGCCTGAAAAGAATCGAATGATGGCGGAATTGTCACCTGAAGAGAAAAATGAGATTTCACACAGGGGAGCAGCTTTAGCTCAGTTGAAATTCAAATTACCTCAATATATGACGGTGGCAGGTGATTCAGAATGAAGATTGTTGTTATGAGTGATTCGCATGGAGATAAGGAAACGGTGAAAGCCGTTTCTGCACTTTCTGCGGACGCGACTTTCCATTGCGGTGATAGTGAGCTGTCATTCGATGATTCAGTTTTACAGACAATGCATAAAGTCCGTGGAAACTGTGACAGGGATGCTAGGTTTCCCGCATCTGTTGCGGTCAAGGTAGAGGGGAAGACAGTTTTAGCTGTACATGGTCATGAGCATGATGTGAAACAATCGTTGATGGGGCTTTATTATTATGCAAAAGAATCTGGAGCAGATATCGTTCTATTTGGCCATTCGCATTTGTATGGTGCTGAGATGAAAGACGGAATACTGTTCTTGAATCCAGGCAGCACAATGCAGCCGCGGGGCGGGAAAGATGCGACTTATGCTGTTGTAGAATGGGATGAAACAGTGCGCGTTACATTCAAGAATATGGCATCGGAAATAGTAGATTTTATAGAAATAAAAAAGATTTAAAAAAGCGTTGACTTTATTCCTAATGCAATATATACTAAGTATTGTCCTTAGGGAATGAATGAAAGTTTGAAACGCACGTCTCAGTAGCTCAGCTGGATAGAGCAACGCCCTTCTAAGGCGTCGGTCGGGGGTTCGAATCCCTCCTGGGACATTAAAAAAGCGCAGTTCAAGCCTTGATGTGATAGGGTTTGAGACAGATTAGGGATTCGGTCAGGGCTTCGGTCACTGGTGCAGAATCCTTTTTTTGTACCCTAGTATTTTACGTGTAATAAGACACGAAATTATCTTCCGAAAATAAAGTATATTATATTTGTTGAATAGATTCTCTTTAAAAACAAGAAAAGTAGGTGAACAAAGTGGGGAAATATCAATTGGACACCAAAGGTCAGGCAGCTGTGACAAAGTATCATGAAAAAAACATACCTGCCAAATTTGATAAAAAGCAGCAACTTGAAAAAATACGTGCGG from the Sporosarcina psychrophila genome contains:
- a CDS encoding helix-turn-helix domain-containing protein, which codes for MIEDSKNRSLLTAREREIFNLLVEDQTTKDIAGRLGISEKTVRNHISNTIQKLGVSGRAQAVIELLRLGELQLR
- the sdhB gene encoding succinate dehydrogenase iron-sulfur subunit, producing the protein MSENNTAVQEREQQTSQKTVLFEIRRQDTAESQPYWESFELEYRPNMNVISALMEIRRNPVNAEGKQTTPVNWEMSCLEEVCGACSMVINGRPRQSCTALVDQFTQPIKLEPMKTFPVVRDLIVDREFMFDSLKKIKAWVPIDGTYDLGEGPRMPERKRQWAYELSKCMTCGVCLEACPNVNDNTNFMGPALLSQVRLFNSHPTGAMNKDERLATIMTDGGIGECGNSQNCVVACPKGIPLTTSIAAMNRATNVQMFKNFFGSDHMVD
- the rph gene encoding ribonuclease PH yields the protein MRHDGRMADMIRPVTIETDYLIHPEGSVLITVGNTKVICTASIEERVPHFLRNSGKGWITAEYSMLPRATGQRTQREASKGKVSGRTMEIQRLIGRALRAVIDLETLGERTIWVDCDVIQADGGTRTASITGAFVATAMAISKLHIEKGLAKFPITDFLAATSVGKTVEGELILDLDYIEDSSAAVDMNVVMTGAGAFVELQGTGEESTFTRVEMNGLVELAEVGINQLVEVQKEALGLVAQLIKPKEQGES
- a CDS encoding XTP/dITP diphosphatase; this translates as MKEVLIATNNVGKAKDFEALFKPLGVKVLTLNDIEGDIDVEETGDTFEANAILKAETVARLLGKIVIADDSGLEIDALGGAPGVYSARYAGLEKNDDANIDKVLQELETTPVDGRTARFRCVLAVAGPGLVTETFSGSCEGLIHHERQGKNGFGYDPVFFVPEKNRMMAELSPEEKNEISHRGAALAQLKFKLPQYMTVAGDSE
- a CDS encoding MarR family winged helix-turn-helix transcriptional regulator gives rise to the protein MENNPPKIQYTDEVAHMEKELRYVAAIIKQQGRRILSNYTITPPQFVALQWLFEHGDMTIGDLSNKMFLAFSTTTDLVDRMEKNSLVKRVRNDQDRRVVRIHLLSEGERVIEEVIDKRRHYLNSVLVDFDEQQVKDFSDLLSKLHQEMKKD
- the racE gene encoding glutamate racemase; protein product: MEAPIGVIDSGVGGLTVVKEMLNRLPHEPIVYIGDDARCPYGPRPIDEVREFTMEMASALSEMGIKMLVIACNTATAVALDDIRARFSFPVIGVIVPGARAAVNASVAGKIAVLGTAGTIKSGAYNDAIHVLSPNAMVYSLACPEFVPIVESGQYKSDNAGIIVDRTLRELEGKDFDAAILGCTHYPLLQQHITTSLPNNVKIISSAVETVCDVERILLSKGIERIADSVVAPVFYTTGESETFQGIVEDWLSIEKPNVSYIEL
- a CDS encoding metallophosphoesterase, which encodes MKIVVMSDSHGDKETVKAVSALSADATFHCGDSELSFDDSVLQTMHKVRGNCDRDARFPASVAVKVEGKTVLAVHGHEHDVKQSLMGLYYYAKESGADIVLFGHSHLYGAEMKDGILFLNPGSTMQPRGGKDATYAVVEWDETVRVTFKNMASEIVDFIEIKKI
- a CDS encoding acyl-CoA thioesterase, which translates into the protein MKAVYIKELSTWESEFKFSVPISVRFSETDMYGHLNNTVPFIYFEHARIEFLKEIRLMNNWLDPKGENFPVVADLQCDFLKQVFFDEKLEIFVKAAAVGNSSVDIHYMAKNSKDDIVFTGRGTMVQIGRQTGKGVAWSEEEKILFVN